A segment of the Methylomonas paludis genome:
ATTGAAAATTCAGAAAATAGACGCTTCAAAGCCGGCAAAAGATTATAAAACCGACTGATAATCCAGCACCGGATGCGGCTTCATGCGATTAATATCATAACCTTCCAACAACCAGTTCAGTTGCTGTACGCTTAACGTCACCGTGCCAGACTCGCTGGGTTTTGGCCAGAAAAACCGTGCTTTCTCCAAACGCTTCTGCCATAGACAAAAACCATTACGCTCCCAATACAGCAACTTGATAGCCGTGGCTGACCGATTTCTAAACACATACAAACAATCAGCAAACGGATTTAAACTCAACTGCGCTTCCACCAGGACCGCCAAACTGGCAGCGCCCTTCCTGAAATCAACCGGTTGTTCGCATAAATAAACTGCCCAATCGACGGAAAGGGGCCGCATCATGCTGGCAACCTCGACAACCCGGTCAGCACCGCCAGGCAATGCTCGGTATCAATGGCTTGAAATTGACATTCAATGCCATTGGGTAGGCGCAGCCACAGCGTTGGCCGTTCAAGTGAGCCACTCGTCACCGGCTGTACCATCTGCACAGGATGAAAAGTCGCTGTGCCAGCGCCGGTCTGCACAGCACGGCTTGGCCACTCACGCTTACGCTTGATCCAGTGATATAAAGATTTATCGGCCAATTGGTGTTGCCGGGCATACACGGCAATACTCAAACCTGACGCCAGGCATTGCTCGACATGGGCAAACCAAAAGCGCTGCGTATCGGTTAGACTTACAGCATCCGTTGGCTGGGTATTTTCTGAAAGGGGCTGGTTCATCGGGTATCCTCATCAATTGACGGTGACGATACTTTCCCAAATTCAATTAATTATGGGTAGATGGGGTTTGTTAAGCGCTTACGCCAAAACTATGCCCAACATTTTGCCGCCACCAGAAGCATGGTCAACGGCAAAATAGTCGATGCCGTGACCAATATACTCAATGCCAAATTGTTTGCCCGTCTTGATTTCGAAAGACACTATCTGGGCGGCTTTCTGGAAACCGAATTAACAGATGCCCGGCGCACCTTCTGGTATATGGAACGAGTCCGCTGGTTTCAATTTCTGGCGGCCGGAACACTAAAAATCGGCACGGTGTATTACGCCTTAACCTTATGGGAGGCTAACTTGATTGGCGTGGGCGATTTCACCATGAGTGTTGGCCTATCACTATTGATTATCAATGATGCCCGGAACCTGACCCGGCGCTTTCTGGAGTTTTTTGAATACATCGGTAATATCAGTAACGGAATTGATACTATTGTGCGTCCTCATGAAATTATCGACGTGCCTGATGCTCCCGCTTTGCACATCAGCCAAGGCCGCATCGAATTCAAAAATGTGACATTCGGCTATACAGCCGACCACCAGGTATTCAACAATTTGAATATTGTGATAGAACCGGGTCAAAGAGTCGGACTAGTCGGCTTTTCCGGTTCCGGAAAATCTACATTTGTCGGGCTGATATTGCGTAATTTTGCACCGCAAAGCGGTGAAATTTTGATTGATGGCTATGATATCGCCAAGGTCAGTCTGGATTCGTTACATACCCAAGTCAGTCTGATTCCGCAAGACCCCAGCCTGTTTCACCGCAGCCTGATGGATAATATACGCTACGGCAAATTAGAAGCCAGTGATAGCGATGTCCACAAAGCCGCCGGGATGGCAAATGCTGCCGAGTTTATTGAGGGTATCGCCGAAGGTTATGCAGCACAAGTGGGTGAACGAGGGGTGAAATTATCCGGAGGACAACGCCAACGGATTGCTATAGCCCGAGTGATGTTGAAAGATGCGCCGCTGCTGATACTGGATGAAGCCACATCCAGCCTTGACTCTATTACAGAAAAAACCATCCAGGATAATCTGGATCAGGCTATGGGGCGTAAAACCGTGATTGCTATTGCCCACCGTTTATCGACGATAGTTCATCTTGATCGAATTCTGGTATTCGATGGCGGCCGAATTGTCGAAGATGGCAGTCACGACCAGCTTTTGCAGCAGCAAGGCTTTTATTATCGCTTATGGACTATGCAAGTCGGCGGCTTTTTACCGGAACAAGCCTTACCATCCAACTCGAAAACTGAATAGCTGGCTTAACACTAATTTTGCACGCCTTGTTGCCAATAGGCCTGCCTGCCGAAAATAGCTTTGAAATACGGCATGAAACTGGCCGTAATGGGAATGGAATAAAAACAGTACATCGCAGCTGCTTCTCCGGTAGATACTCCAAAAAACCATTGCGGCACAAACAAAGTCATGATGGACATAAAAAAATGATAAGAAGCAATGCGCCAGTTATCTTTCCAGACAAATCCGCTCAAGGCCAAGGCAAATAAAGAGCCGTGGGTGACGAAAGTACCAAAGGCGCTGGAGATGGCATAGCCAATATGATAAACCCCCATATACAGGCAGGAAACCATCTTACCGATGAAATTAGGCTCTAACCCGAATAATTGCCAGTCATTGGGCAAGAAAGTACAAAGCAGAAATAAACTACTGAGAATGACCCCGGTTATTGTGGCATTCTTCAAAGCCTGCGGGTCTGATGAATAAGTGGCTAGGGCCGGCATGATGGCCAAAGCCTGAAGGCTAATGTGATAAGTTGATAGTTCACTGAGCAATAAATTGGTTCCATAGCCACATTGATCAGCAACCGGATAGGCAAAGTATTGGATAAACTCCATTAGGGAGAAATGAAAAATAGCGTAAGCTCGCGCTGTTTTTACCCAAAAAGTCTCGTTTTTATCCAGAAAGGTAACCGAAGCGGCGGCCAAGCCGACCAAACCCAGGCTTAAAGACATATTTGCACTAAAACACATAAATTAAATCACTTGACGGTAAGTTGGAGAATGGACGAAAACCAATCTGAGCTTTTGGCATTATTTTAGAGATCAGAGCGGTGAACTACAAATTTTTCAGGACTGGCGACAGACTAAACATCACGTCGAAAAGTCTCCCAGCAAAAGCAACTAATTTTAGCTACTAACGCCGGGCTTAAACGGGACAAAACTCACTGACTCAATGGCTTCGTATACATAGCTGTCGGCAGTGCGGGTTATACGGTGCAGCACCTGCATGCCTTCCCGGCCAATCGGAATCACCATGACCCCGCCAACCGCCAATTGCTCCAGCAGGGTGCCAGGAATTTCCTCCGGTGCTGCTGTCACCAAGATGCCGTCAAAAGGTGCTTGCTCCGGCCAACCCCAGCCACCATCGGCGTGTCGAAAACCGACAGTTTTCAGATCCAGCTCCCAAAGTAAATCTCGGGCTTTTTTTATTAAGGGCGCAATACGCTCTACGGTATAGACCTGCCCTACCAGCTTGGCCAGCACGGCGGTTTGATAACCACAGCCGGTACCGATTTCCAGTACTTTGTCGAGCGCGCCATTTTCCAACAGCAATTCGGTCATTTTAGCCACGATATAGGGCTGAGAAATGGTTTGATTATGGCCGATCGGTAGTGCGCTATCCTCGTAAGCTCGGCTTTCCAGAGCATTGTCGACAAATATATGGCGCGGAATCTCGGTCATTACCGTTAGCACCTGCTTATCGGTGATGCCTTGTTCGCGCAAACGCGCGATCATACGTTCTCTGGTACGCCGGGATGTCATGCCTATACCTTGGAAGCGTAAACTCATACAGGGGCCTCCAAATTCAGCCAAGCATTAAGCTTTGCCATTTGTTCATAGCGGGTTAAGTCCAATTGTAAAGGTGTTATTGATACATAACCATTTCTGATGGCATCAAAATCGGTACCTGGCCCAGCATCTTGCTCGGCACCCGGCGGGCCCACCCAGTAAATAGTTTGACCACGGGGGTCTTGTGATGCTATCACTGCTTCAGCTTTATGACGTTGGCCCAAGCGGGTAGCCTGATAACCTTTCAATTCGGCTAACGGCACATCAGGCACATTGACATTCAACAAGGTATCATTAGCCAAGGGCTGAAGGCGGATTTTATGTAATAAATGCACGGCAACATGCCCGGCTGTTTCAAAATGGCGCGGGTCGCTGCCGACCAGTGAGATGGCAACCGCCGGCAAGCCCAGAAAGCGGCCTTCGGTGGCAGCAGCCACAGTCCCTGAGTACAACACATCGTCACCCAGATTAGCACCGTGATTGATGCCGGCAAACACCATATCGGGTTCCTGAGCAAGCATCCCGGTCAAGGCCAAATGTACGCAATCGGTTGGGGTGCCGTCAACCCTGATAAAGCCATTATCGCAACGTGTGGCACGTAAAGGCAGGTCCAAAGTTAGAGAATTGCTGGCGGCGCTACGATTTTTATCCGGTGCCACCACAGAGACCTCTGCATATAAGCTCAAGGCTTGCGCCAAAGTGGTAATGCCCTGTGACAAATATCCGTCATCATTGCTAATCAGAATGTGCATACTGTTTTAAAACGCTATAGAATTGCCGCATAGTAGCAAAAATCCGCTAAACCAGCAGCTTACGTGACAAAAAAACCATCATTTACAGACGACGAACAATTGTTTAGAGCCAGCGTCGGCAAAGTCAAGGCAATAAAGGCCAATACGGTGATATTAAAGCCGGATACCAAGCCACGGCCTATACCTTTAGCCAAGGCCATGGAACAACTGGATCCTTTACAAAACCCAGTCGATAACAGCCTGGAAAACTTGTATCAGGAAGACAAAATGGCCTTTCTGGCTGCCGGATTACAAAAAAATGTGCTTAAAAAACTGCGTAAGGGCTATTACGGCCTGGATGCTGATATAGACTTGCACGGCCTATCCAGCCGAGCAGCTTTGCAGCTATTACTAGACTTTTTGCAGCATAGCGTGGAAAACGGCAAGCGCAGCGTACTGATAGTCCACGGTAAAGGATACCACTCCCCTGACAACCGACCGGTTTTAAAAAACGACTTGAACCTATGGCTGCGTCAACACCAGGATGTACTGGCGTTTTGTTCTGCACCACAACGTAGTGGTGGAGCCGGCGCTGTGTTGGTCTTACTGCGCTTGTCGCATAAATATCATGATATTGATGAGCAACTTTAGCTGCCGTTTGGCTTAACGCAGCTCAAAAATGGCTGTTCGGTATTTAATACAATTTATTTGTAGCAAAAGGATTGAATTTTTTCTACAATTTCCATATCCTTTAACAGTTTAATTTCCAACCTGGCTGTGCACACCAAATGGTAATGGACGGCTCTTTTTTTAATCACAACAAGAGAACATAATAATGAAAAAATCATTCGGTTTGTTAGCCGGTGCTGCATTGCTGGCATTGAGCGGTCAAGTTGCAGCTAACGAAGCAGAAGAAATCGGCGCAAAAATTTATGAACGCGCTTTTGGCCGTGGTTGCGGCGCTTGCCATGATATTGCATCTAACCCACAATTAGCCGCTTTGATCAAAGCCGGAAAACTGCCAAAAGATCAATTTGCTAAAGTTCTGAAAGAAGGCAGAGGCGGTATGCCGAAAGCAACTGCAGCGATTCTGGAAGTTGGCCCGGTCAAAAAAGCTGGTTATACCGAAGACCAAGCGATTGATGCTGTTTACGAATATTTGAAAAAATAAGCGTTCATCAGCTAAGCAGGATAGAAAGCCGCCCGCAGTGATGCGCGGCGGCTTTTTAGTGTTTCGGAGTGGCCCCCCCAATCCTTTTTCATATTACTGGCTAATAAAAAGTGATTTTTTGCCCAGCTATCTAAATACGGACATAAGGTTATTTATCGGAGAGCTGGCCCCTGACTTGGGTTAAATTGATTGTTTACCCTGCGGAGCTTCTACTTCAAAATATTCGTAATGGTGCTCAGCTTATCCTGAACTGCAGACCAAGTTGTAATGCTTGGCCCGTTACTCAGCAATAGCACTCACTTTTGACGACCTAGATAGGCTTTGGCCTGATAATTGATGCGGTAACGATGGCGAAGCCAGACGCCTGCCAGAGCGGCTATCATTAGACCACCCGAGACGATAGTCAGGTAGATCAGCCCCTTTAGTTCGGACAGTTCTTTGAATACTTGTTGCTCGACAACAACTTGTTTGGCGGCAGCTGAGACTTGTGGATTATAGTCGGCCAGGACTTTGACGTCTTTTTTCAGGGACTGTAAGGTTTCCAGGGATTGATTGATACTACCACTGCGAATATTATCTTCTATACTTTTAAGTTTGGCATCAATGG
Coding sequences within it:
- the tnpB gene encoding IS66 family insertion sequence element accessory protein TnpB (TnpB, as the term is used for proteins encoded by IS66 family insertion elements, is considered an accessory protein, since TnpC, encoded by a neighboring gene, is a DDE family transposase.), which gives rise to MMRPLSVDWAVYLCEQPVDFRKGAASLAVLVEAQLSLNPFADCLYVFRNRSATAIKLLYWERNGFCLWQKRLEKARFFWPKPSESGTVTLSVQQLNWLLEGYDINRMKPHPVLDYQSVL
- the tnpA gene encoding IS66 family insertion sequence element accessory protein TnpA, which gives rise to MNQPLSENTQPTDAVSLTDTQRFWFAHVEQCLASGLSIAVYARQHQLADKSLYHWIKRKREWPSRAVQTGAGTATFHPVQMVQPVTSGSLERPTLWLRLPNGIECQFQAIDTEHCLAVLTGLSRLPA
- a CDS encoding ABC transporter ATP-binding protein codes for the protein MGFVKRLRQNYAQHFAATRSMVNGKIVDAVTNILNAKLFARLDFERHYLGGFLETELTDARRTFWYMERVRWFQFLAAGTLKIGTVYYALTLWEANLIGVGDFTMSVGLSLLIINDARNLTRRFLEFFEYIGNISNGIDTIVRPHEIIDVPDAPALHISQGRIEFKNVTFGYTADHQVFNNLNIVIEPGQRVGLVGFSGSGKSTFVGLILRNFAPQSGEILIDGYDIAKVSLDSLHTQVSLIPQDPSLFHRSLMDNIRYGKLEASDSDVHKAAGMANAAEFIEGIAEGYAAQVGERGVKLSGGQRQRIAIARVMLKDAPLLILDEATSSLDSITEKTIQDNLDQAMGRKTVIAIAHRLSTIVHLDRILVFDGGRIVEDGSHDQLLQQQGFYYRLWTMQVGGFLPEQALPSNSKTE
- a CDS encoding DUF5765 domain-containing protein; this encodes MCFSANMSLSLGLVGLAAASVTFLDKNETFWVKTARAYAIFHFSLMEFIQYFAYPVADQCGYGTNLLLSELSTYHISLQALAIMPALATYSSDPQALKNATITGVILSSLFLLCTFLPNDWQLFGLEPNFIGKMVSCLYMGVYHIGYAISSAFGTFVTHGSLFALALSGFVWKDNWRIASYHFFMSIMTLFVPQWFFGVSTGEAAAMYCFYSIPITASFMPYFKAIFGRQAYWQQGVQN
- a CDS encoding protein-L-isoaspartate(D-aspartate) O-methyltransferase; amino-acid sequence: MSLRFQGIGMTSRRTRERMIARLREQGITDKQVLTVMTEIPRHIFVDNALESRAYEDSALPIGHNQTISQPYIVAKMTELLLENGALDKVLEIGTGCGYQTAVLAKLVGQVYTVERIAPLIKKARDLLWELDLKTVGFRHADGGWGWPEQAPFDGILVTAAPEEIPGTLLEQLAVGGVMVIPIGREGMQVLHRITRTADSYVYEAIESVSFVPFKPGVSS
- the surE gene encoding 5'/3'-nucleotidase SurE → MHILISNDDGYLSQGITTLAQALSLYAEVSVVAPDKNRSAASNSLTLDLPLRATRCDNGFIRVDGTPTDCVHLALTGMLAQEPDMVFAGINHGANLGDDVLYSGTVAAATEGRFLGLPAVAISLVGSDPRHFETAGHVAVHLLHKIRLQPLANDTLLNVNVPDVPLAELKGYQATRLGQRHKAEAVIASQDPRGQTIYWVGPPGAEQDAGPGTDFDAIRNGYVSITPLQLDLTRYEQMAKLNAWLNLEAPV
- a CDS encoding Smr/MutS family protein, which translates into the protein MTKKPSFTDDEQLFRASVGKVKAIKANTVILKPDTKPRPIPLAKAMEQLDPLQNPVDNSLENLYQEDKMAFLAAGLQKNVLKKLRKGYYGLDADIDLHGLSSRAALQLLLDFLQHSVENGKRSVLIVHGKGYHSPDNRPVLKNDLNLWLRQHQDVLAFCSAPQRSGGAGAVLVLLRLSHKYHDIDEQL
- a CDS encoding c-type cytochrome; this encodes MKKSFGLLAGAALLALSGQVAANEAEEIGAKIYERAFGRGCGACHDIASNPQLAALIKAGKLPKDQFAKVLKEGRGGMPKATAAILEVGPVKKAGYTEDQAIDAVYEYLKK